The segment CCGGGCGCCACCTCCGTCAGGCGAGGCACCGGCGCCTCCCGGTGCATGCGCAACGTCTCGAACGCGTCGTCGCCGTCGAACGGCTTGCGCCCGGTGACCAGTTCGAACAGCACGACCCCCAGGGCGTACACGTCCGTGCGCGCGTCGACCGTCTCGCCCAGCGACTGCTCCGGGGACATGTACGCGGGCGTTCCGACGACGAGCCATCCCTGTGACACGTCGCCGGACAACCCGCTGTCCCGCAGGGTCGCCAGCCCGAAGTCGAGGATGCGCGCGTGGTCTCCCGTGCCGGTGGCCTCGCTGAGCATCACGTTCGCCGGCTTGATGTCGCGGTGGACGATCCCCTGGCCGTGCGCGTGCGCGAGACCGGCCAACACCTGGCGTACGATGGCCAGCGCGCGGGCCGCCGGCAGCGGGCCGCGCTCGAGCAGCTCGCGCAGCGTGCGGCCGGTCGCGTAGTCCATGACGATGTACGGCACGTCGTCGCAGCCGAAGTCGAGCACGGACACGCAGTGCGGGTGGCTCAGCCGGCTCATCGCCAGCGCCTCCCGCTCGAACCGCTTCATGAACGTGGGGTCGGCCGCGAACCGCGGGTGGAGGAACTTGATCGCCACCGTGCGGCCGAGCTTGAGGCGCTCGCCGCGGTAGACGGTGCCGATCGCGCCCTCGTCGATCCGCGCGAGGATGCGATAGCGGCCCTGGAGGATCCGGCCGACGCGGGGATCCCGGTCGCGGGAGTCCACCCCGCGAGTGTAGTGCGACCGTCAGACGGACGCGAGGATGCGGGCGCAGCCGCGAATCGACCGCGCAATCTGGCGCGCGCGCAGGTCCTCGTCCCCACCGATCGCGCACACGTACAGCTCGCTCCCGTCGATGAGAAACCGCTGTACATCCGCGGGTATACCGCCGTCGTCAGCCAGCAGGACGCCCCGAAAGCCCCCCGGCTGGCGGCCGAGAATCGGCAGGTGCGCGGCGATTTCGCCACATCGGTCGGCCGGCCCGGCGGCGGCCAGACACAGCCCGTCTTCGTCCGCCACCACCATCGCATCGAGCCCGGCGTCCTCGGTACAGGCCTGGAGCTGGAACCCGATGGCCTCGAACACGTCGTGACTCCGCCGCCGTCGGCGATCCGGTAGCTTGCTCATGAGTCGGATCGTAGAGCCGGCGCCGGGGTGTAGGCAACTTCTTTACATCGCCACACACGCGCCCGACCGCTATGCTGCGGCCGCATGACCGCGCCGAACGAATTCGAAGCCCTCCTGTCCGAGTACGGCCGCCGCCGCGATCCGCGCGTGGGCGATCGCGTGAGCGGCACCGTCGTCTCCATCGGCGCCGAACACGTGTTCGTCGACGTCGGCGCCAAGGCCGAGGGCGTGCTGGACATCGACCAGGTGACCGACGCCGAGGGGCGCGTGGCCGTCGCGGTCGGCGACCCGATCGAGGCCACCGTCGCGCGGCGAGACGACCGCACGGGGCAGTTGATGTTGCGCGTGCGCCTCACCGGCGGCCGCCAGTCGTACGAGGACATCGAGCAAGCGTACGCCGACGGCCTTCCGGTCGAGGGGCTCGTGACCGGCACCAACAAGGGCGGCGTCGAGGTACGCATCGGCGCGGCGCGCGCGTTTTGTCCGATCTCGCAGCTCGACCTCGGCTTCGTCGAACACGCCGAGGACTACGTCGGCCAGCGGCTCGCGTTTCTCATCGCCAAGTACGAGGGCGGCGCGCGCCCGAACATCGTGCTGTCGCGCCGCGCGCTGCTCGAGCACGAGCAGCGCGCGCAGGCCGAAAAGACGCTCGAGACGCTCGAGGTCGGCTCGGTCGTGTCCGGCAC is part of the Deltaproteobacteria bacterium genome and harbors:
- a CDS encoding S1 RNA-binding domain-containing protein, whose product is MTAPNEFEALLSEYGRRRDPRVGDRVSGTVVSIGAEHVFVDVGAKAEGVLDIDQVTDAEGRVAVAVGDPIEATVARRDDRTGQLMLRVRLTGGRQSYEDIEQAYADGLPVEGLVTGTNKGGVEVRIGAARAFCPISQLDLGFVEHAEDYVGQRLAFLIAKYEGGARPNIVLSRRALLEHEQRAQAEKTLETLEVGSVVSGTVTSVRDYGAFVDIGGIEGMVHVSELGFGHVAHPSEVLSVGQRVEVAVLRIEETGDPKRPRKIALSV